The genome window ATCACTATACCGAGCTTGATCATTTTTTCTCCTTACCCCAGATCACCTAAGCGCACTTGTAGTGCTGTGATAGCGGTTAGCGCAGTCGTTTCTGTTCGTAATACTCGAGGCCCTAACAGTATATCGGTAAATTGATAATTTGCTGTCATGGCAATTTCGTCTGCTGACAAGCCACCTTCCGGGCCAATCAACAATCGTACTTTCTTCAGTTCAGAGGGTAACGTATTAATACTTTCTGTTGCTCGTGGGTGCAAATTGACTTTAAATGCACCGTCAGTTTCCGCGCACCATGCTTCAAGGGTTTGTACTGGGCGAATTTCTGGAATTCGGTTGCGGCCACATTGTTCGCAGGCAGCAATCGCAATTTTTTGCCATTGAAGTAATTTTTTATCGAGCCGTTCGCCATCTAGGCGAACACCACAACGTTCTGATAACAAAGGTGTTATTGTATTAACTCCGAGTTCGACAGATTTTTGGATAGTAAATTCCATTTTTTCCCCACGAGACATGACCTGCCCGAGGTGTAAATCGAGAGGGGATTCTCTATCGTCAACTTGGCTATTTTTAATGTGTACGAATACATTTTTTTTAGTTGCTTCAGTAATTTCAGCACTAAAGGTTTTATTGCTGCCATCAAAAAGTTCGAGTTTTTGGCCTGCAGTCATGCGCAGTACTCGACCTACATGGTTTGCAGCATCATCACCAAGAGAAATTGTTGTGTTTATTTGAAGAGGCTCTGGGTGATAAATGCGTGGAATGCGCATAGCTTTTCCTTAGTACAGACTGGGTTAATAAATAATATAACTTTGATGAATATGGGGGTTGAATTGTTAAACTCAAGCGCTGCTACCTAGTTTATAACGAAATACTGACCTTTTATAGTATGTCTGTGCCATAGGTGACATCTTAAACAGTGATGAAAGTAAACTAGAAGATCATGATATTCGAATAAACCGACTCTACTCAACGGAATTAAAGTGTTGGGGATAGCAGAAATTCACAGTATATTTATTTTTATCTCCATAAAGGAATAAGGAGTTAATATGAGGGAGTTACTCTGTACTTTAATATCATCGGTTATATCTATTATTTCGCCGTCTGAGCAATTTACATTATCATGTCAAAATGATAAATCTATAAATATCATTGATTTTATTTGTGTTTTTTCTTCTTTTTTTATGCTGCTAATATCCTTTTTTACGACTAAAAAACTACTTATTTATTTACCCGTTGTTCATTTTGATAAATCCAAAATTATTATTAAAAATACTGTTTTACTTCTAATATATAGTGTACTAATTTTTATAATATATTATTCATCTAATAATTTACGTATTATTTTATTTTTAACATTATATATTAATTTAATAATACCATTATTTATCATTGATAATAAAATAGGTTATCTCCCTGATGTTCTTACGTACCCCATTATTATGGGTGGGGTTGCTATATCAAATTCACTTACCAAATGGGAATGTAGTCTCAGCTATTTATGCAGTACTGATCAGCTACTTAGTGATGTTAATGGTGGTTACATTGGTTGAAAGACAAACTTATCAACCACAAATGGGGAGAGGGGATTTTAAACTTGTTGCCGCTTGTTCGGCTTGGCTTGGCGTTTGGGAGTTACCTTACTTTTTGGGCACCGCTGCAGGGTTGGGGCTATTACAATACTGGGTTAACTTTGGGCTATGGCCTAAAATATACCAAAAAAGCAACTGGTAAATCTAGCCCACGCCGAGATATTATCTGAGGTGCAAATAGCTAAAACAACGAAGACGATTCCATTTGGCCCCGCGTTAATTATTAGTGCTAGCACATGGTTGTATTTATCAATAATTGAATATTAAATTAAATGACAACCTTATGCGCATATTTGAAAGGTGGCTTATTAAAAAGAGTGATTATTAAGACGCTGCGGTTACCAAAGAATCTAAAAATTGCTGCCATTTACTCGGCTCACCGAGGTAATTCTGTAATGGAACTCGTAACCATTTCCCCTGTTGTTGTATTAACAGAGTTGGAAAACCGGATGCACCTGACTGCGCTAACAGAGCCTTACTTGTTTCAATGTGGGCCGCAGTTTCATGTTGCTCACACTCACTGTAGTCGGACACATACTGGGTTACATCGAGGCCAATTTCTTTGGCGAGCTCAAGAAGTACCGCGGTATCTTTAATATGGCGTCCTGAAATGTAGTGTGTTTTTTGAATGGCTTTAAGCATCTCAAAGCCTTTGCCTTGCTTGGTTGCCGCTAATATAGCGGTTTGCGGTGGTGTTGAGTCCATAACCAAATTAGGTTCGTGTAGCATTTTTATATAGTCATCGCCAAATACTTGCCCTGTCATGGATGCAATGCGCTTATCAGCTTGCAGAATATATTGGCGAAAATTATCATCTAAATGTAGGCGTGCATTGCCAGCTAACATACCACCACCATGCATTTCAATGTTGATACTTGGATGTTGGTTGGCAATTTCGATTAAAGGCGCAGCGGCATAGCACCAGCCGCAATAAGGGTCATAAATATAATGTAGGGTGATATTGCTCATAATCGTTCTCTCTATTTGATCTTTTTAAATAATTTTAGTTAAGTTGTATCATTATCATCAAAAAATTAATACCACTACCATTCGGTGAAATCAGCCAAATTGCTTTTAGTCATTCAGTGAGTTGCTACGGAACATACCGCGCAAAATGGCTGTAATAGTGAGTATCACTTGGTTATTGAGGCCACTGCATTTCGCCTTTAACAACTTTTGCACTAAGTTCTAAACTTGATTTGTCATCCAATTGTGGATATTTTACCGCAATTTTTTGGATGAGTTCATCTGAGTTTTTACTTGTTTTTGCTGCATTTTCAAAATCTTGTAAGTATTTTTGAGTAAAAGAAACCGTGCTTGTATCTAATTTAGATGCTCCCGTAAAGTGACCGGGAACAACGGTTATTGGGTTCAGTGCTTTGATGTCTTTTAATGTTTGCTGCCAATTTTTACGTGACTCTTCTGTTTGTGTATCTGCTACCCAAACATGAATATTGTCAGAAACAATAACGCCCCCTACAACGGCTTTTAATGATGGAACCCAGACATAAGTTCTATCTGGTGATGCGCTATCAAGGCCTTTAATTTCAAGTCGTTCACCATCAACTGTGAAGCTATCTCCTTTAATGACCTCAGGGACGATAATATGGGCAGGTGCCTCATCTTTTAATACACCACCCCAGTAAGCCAGTTTGCCATCTTTAGTTGCTTTAATGGCTTCAACTGTATTTGCTGTCGCGACCACTTTAGCTTCAGGGAAGGCGTTTGTTAGGGTATCGAGCCCAAAATAGTAATCTGGATCTGAGTGGCTAATATAAATCGTGGTTAATTTCTTGTTGAGCTTTTTAATTTTATCAACCAATTGTTGTGCATCATTTTTTTGAAATTGTGCGTCAATTAACACCACTTCACTTGAACCGCTAATAATTTCAGAGGAAACCGGAAATACGCTGTTATTTCCAGGATTATAAACGTCTAATTTTAGTGTTTCAGCTTGGGTCATATTTATCGTAGTGGCGAATAACGCGGTTGCAGCTAATAAGGTAAATTTCATTTTGTATCCTAAAATAAAGTTATACAGGAAAGCTTGTTTTTTGCATGGCGTGTATATTAAATTGCAATGATAAGATAAAAAACCCCATAATTAGGTGTTGTTTGTTGCACAATTCGGTCAAATGAGAGTGGTATGGATAGATTAAAGGCAGCAGAAGTATTTATTACTATCGTTGAACAAGGCAGCCTAAGTGGAGCAGCAGAAAAATTAGAGATGTCGAGAGCGATGGTGACTCGCTATTTGTCGGAAATGGAACAATGGGCGGGAGTGCGTTTATTAAATCGTACCACGCGGAAATTAAGTTTAACTTCAGCGGGGGAAGGGGTATATCAACAATCTTTGCAACTTAATGCTATTTCCCAAATGGTCC of Providencia rettgeri contains these proteins:
- the rsmE gene encoding Ribosomal RNA small subunit methyltransferase E, with amino-acid sequence MRIPRIYHPEPLQINTTISLGDDAANHVGRVLRMTAGQKLELFDGSNKTFSAEITEATKKNVFVHIKNSQVDDRESPLDLHLGQVMSRGEKMEFTIQKSVELGVNTITPLLSERCGVRLDGERLDKKLLQWQKIAIAACEQCGRNRIPEIRPVQTLEAWCAETDGAFKVNLHPRATESINTLPSELKKVRLLIGPEGGLSADEIAMTANYQFTDILLGPRVLRTETTALTAITALQVRLGDLG
- a CDS encoding DSBA-like thioredoxin domain yields the protein MSNITLHYIYDPYCGWCYAAAPLIEIANQHPSINIEMHGGGMLAGNARLHLDDNFRQYILQADKRIASMTGQVFGDDYIKMLHEPNLVMDSTPPQTAILAATKQGKGFEMLKAIQKTHYISGRHIKDTAVLLELAKEIGLDVTQYVSDYSECEQHETAAHIETSKALLAQSGASGFPTLLIQQQGKWLRVPLQNYLGEPSKWQQFLDSLVTAAS
- a CDS encoding Arsenate reductase and related proteins, glutaredoxin family, encoding MKFTLLAATALFATTINMTQAETLKLDVYNPGNNSVFPVSSEIISGSSEVVLIDAQFQKNDAQQLVDKIKKLNKKLTTIYISHSDPDYYFGLDTLTNAFPEAKVVATANTVEAIKATKDGKLAYWGGVLKDEAPAHIIVPEVIKGDSFTVDGERLEIKGLDSASPDRTYVWVPSLKAVVGGVIVSDNIHVWVADTQTEESRKNWQQTLKDIKALNPITVVPGHFTGASKLDTSTVSFTQKYLQDFENAAKTSKNSDELIQKIAVKYPQLDDKSSLELSAKVVKGEMQWPQ